One Candidatus Hydrogenedentota bacterium genomic window carries:
- a CDS encoding Gfo/Idh/MocA family oxidoreductase — protein sequence MAKKTVNVAMIGGAFMGKAHSNGWRQVGMFFDPPVKPVMKVMCDKDPNVLKNAERYGWQEASTDWQEVINRPDIDIIDICTPNFLHPPIAVAAAKAGKAVVCEKPLANTLKEAKEMLAAAQKAGVKHMCGFSYRFAPAVQTIKGMMQKGMLGDIFHFRAAYQQDWIVDPDFPMVWRLKKASTGSGALGDIGAHITDLCHFLVGEVCEVAAAMETFIKQRVIADSDSGAWGAKGSQKKKRYDVVDVDDAAIYLGRIKGANTLATFEATRFAPGRRNYNAIEIYGSKGSILWNQEEMDVFHYFDRGDPATLQGFRRVQACDMGHPYVHAWWPPGHIIGYEHLFVHELYEFLCGLNKAKGNHPTFADAVACQKVLDAVERAAQTRKWVKVQ from the coding sequence ATGGCGAAGAAAACGGTGAATGTGGCGATGATCGGCGGCGCGTTCATGGGCAAGGCGCACAGCAACGGCTGGCGCCAGGTCGGTATGTTTTTCGACCCGCCCGTCAAGCCGGTCATGAAGGTCATGTGCGACAAAGACCCGAACGTGCTCAAGAACGCGGAACGTTACGGCTGGCAGGAAGCCTCGACCGACTGGCAGGAGGTAATCAATCGGCCGGACATCGACATCATCGATATCTGCACGCCGAACTTCCTGCACCCGCCCATCGCGGTCGCGGCCGCGAAGGCCGGCAAGGCGGTCGTCTGCGAGAAACCGCTCGCGAACACACTGAAGGAGGCCAAGGAGATGCTTGCCGCCGCGCAGAAGGCCGGCGTAAAGCACATGTGCGGCTTTTCGTACCGTTTCGCGCCCGCGGTGCAGACGATCAAGGGCATGATGCAGAAGGGCATGCTCGGCGACATCTTCCATTTCCGCGCGGCTTATCAGCAGGACTGGATCGTCGACCCGGATTTTCCCATGGTGTGGCGGCTCAAGAAGGCGAGCACGGGCTCCGGCGCGCTTGGCGACATCGGCGCGCACATCACGGACCTGTGCCACTTTCTCGTCGGCGAAGTCTGCGAGGTTGCCGCAGCCATGGAAACGTTCATCAAGCAGCGCGTCATCGCGGACAGCGACTCGGGAGCGTGGGGCGCGAAAGGCAGCCAGAAGAAGAAGCGGTATGACGTCGTCGACGTGGACGACGCCGCCATTTACCTGGGCCGCATCAAGGGCGCGAATACGCTGGCCACGTTCGAAGCAACGCGCTTCGCGCCAGGCCGCCGCAATTACAACGCCATCGAGATCTACGGCAGCAAGGGCTCCATCCTGTGGAATCAGGAAGAGATGGACGTGTTCCACTATTTCGACCGCGGGGACCCCGCCACGCTCCAGGGTTTCCGCAGGGTGCAGGCGTGCGACATGGGCCATCCCTACGTGCACGCATGGTGGCCGCCGGGACACATCATCGGCTACGAACACCTCTTCGTGCACGAATTGTACGAGTTCCTTTGCGGCCTCAATAAGGCCAAGGGCAATCACCCGACCTTCGCGGACGCCGTGGCCTGCCAGAAGGTGCTCGATGCCGTCGAGCGGGCCGCCCAGACCAGGAAATGGGTGAAGGTACAGTAA